In Methanocella paludicola SANAE, the sequence ACGCCGTGGTGCTCCTCCAGCTTAGGCCTGAGCGTGCCCAGCATGGCCAGCGCCTCTTCCCGGCAGGGCTCTTCGACGAGTATCGTCTCGAAACGCCTTTCAAGGGCGGGGTCGGCCTCGATGTGGCGGTGGTACTCGGCGATGGTGCTCGTCCCGATACACCGGAGTCCCCTTACGAGGTAGGGCTTGAGAATGTTCGAGGCGTCGAGCGCCGAGCCGTCGCTCCTTCCCGCGCCGACGACGGTGTGGATCTCGTCGATGAACAGTACGATGCCCGGGTCAGCGACTGCCTCGTCCAGGACGCCGGTCAGCCTCTCCTCCAGGTCTCCCCGGTACTTCGTGTTCGCCACCAGGGATGCCATGCTAAGCTGGATTATGCGCTTCCCTCCGAGCACGTGGGCATCCTTGCCCCGGGCGATGCGCATCGCGAGCGCCTCCACGACGGCCGTCTTTCCGACCCCGGCCTCCCCGATAAGCACCGGGTTATTCTTCGCCCGCCGCCCCAGCACCTGTATAAGCTGTAAAAGCTCCTTTTTTCGCTCCGAGAACGGGCCCAGCCTGCCGGCCATCGCTTCCCTCGTAAGGTCCCGGCCATGCTTTTCAAGGTATCCGCCATGCTTCAGCCCCAGCCAGTCGTTCACGGCGCTGGAGATCTCCTTCTTTTCCATGGAGCGCTGGAACTGCTTATCGCCGCCCTCCAGTATGGCTATCCACGCGTACGCGGGCTCCATCATATCTCTAAAATCGATGCCGGCGCCCGAGAGCGCCGCCTCGATGGCCGGGCCGGGGCACTCCAGGATGGCCGCCAGCAGGTGCAGGCTCGATATTTCGTTCCTGGCGTAGGAGAGCCCTCCCGCCCTCCGGAACAGCGCCTTGCACTCCTCGCTCCGGTGGAACACCCTGGGCTCCTGCGACTTATCAGCGCTTCCCAGCGCCTTCCTGACGCCGCGCCTGATCACAGCCGCCGGGGACGGCCTGTCGCACGCGCCCTCGAGCACGTTACGGATGGCGTCCATCTCAGCCTTGATAGGCCCGGGGTCCGCCGTGTCGACGGCCTTGTCCAGGCTCATGATGCCGATAAAGAGGTGCTCCTTCTCGATGACACGGCTCCTCGACCTGGAGGCCTCCTCCGCAGCGATGTCCCATGACCTGGATGCGCCCGCTGTCAGCCTTATCGTGTCCATAGTATCACTGCTTCTTATTGTTTAGTGCCCGCATGCATGCCTCGGCCACTTCGGAGGGAGTTCCCGATCGCTCGAGCGCGTTCCTGAACTTCCCCGCCGCGCCGGGCTCGCCAGGATTCAGGCGAAGCGCCGACATGTACTCGCTGATGGCGCCCTGTAGGTCTCCCATTTCATCCAGGGACAGCCCGAGCTGGTAGTGCGCCCGGGCGTTCATCGGGTCGATGCCCGTGGCGATGCGATATTCGTCCACGGCGTCGCCTATCCGTCCCGTGGCCCGGAGCGCGCTGGCCAGGTTGAAGTGCAGGACCGCGTCGTCCGGGCTCAACACTGCCGCCTTCCGGTATTCCTCGATGGCCCTGTCGAAGCAGCCCGATATCGCCAGCGCAAGGCCCAGGTTGATCCTCGCCTCCACGAATGCCGGCTTGAGCCGCAGCGCTTCCCGGTACTCCCCCATCGCGTCGCCAAGCTCTCCCCGGCAGGCGTATGATAGGCCCAGGTTGTGGTGAGCCATCGCGTACTCTGGCCTGGTGGCAAGAGCTTCCCTGTATTCCTGTATGGCGCCATCGGACTGGCCTTTCGCCATGAGGGCGGTGCCCAGGTTATTATGGGCGTCAGCCAGGCCCGGGTCGAGCCGCAGGGCTTCCCGGTACTCCCCTATGGCAGCGTCCACCTGCCCCCGGGCATCGTATGCGACTCCCATGTTGTTGTGGACCATGGCCAGGCCGGCGCCGTGCTGGCCGGCCAGCATGGGCTCTAATTTTAGCGCCTTACGGTATACCCATATGGCCTCGTCTAACAGCCCCACATTATACAGGGCCAGCCCGCGGTTATTGTAATCCCACGCGTCGGGCTCTATGCGGGAGGCGGGCGCCGGGGGCTCCATCCCGGACCGGGAGCGATAGAGGCGCTCCAGGTCAGCCCTGAGGGAACGAAAATCCCCGTACCTTTCTCCGGGCGATTTTTTCATGCACTTCCGGATGATGGGATACAGCCTGCTGTTTACTCGTGGCACCGGGGCCTTGCAGTGCATCCGCCGGTATTCGTCGATGCAGTCCGAGGCGAACGGGGCACGGCCTCCGGAGGCCATCTGGTAGAGGATGACGCCGAACCCGTAGATATCGCTCCGAAGGTCGCTCGTGCCGTCGAACTGCTCGGGCGCCATCCAGGGAAGCGTGCCCGCTATGGCGCTGCCGGGATATCCGTCCATATCGTATGAGCGTAGCGTCCCCTCCCAGAACCTGGCCAGCCCGAAGTCGGTGATCTTGAGCGTGCCGTCCTGCGATATCATGAGATTATCGGGCTTGATGTCCCGGTGGGGAGTGACGCCCTGGGAAGCGGCGTAGGCCATCCCGTCGCAGAACTGTATGGCCCACCCCAGAGACTGGATAAGAGGTATTGGGCCTTTAATGAAATGGGCGAGCGTGTTCCGCCCCATGCTATCGGGCTCAATATACTCCAGAACGATGAACAGGCGGTTATCGAGGGCCTCCACGCTGACGGCCTGGACGATGTTCGGGTGGGCGTCCAGCAGCACCCAGGCCAGCGCCTCGTGCTGAAAATTATTCTTGATACGGTCGGAGTAAAGGTATTTGTCCTGGAAGGTCTTCAGGGCGTACATCTGCCGGGCACGGCGGTCGTAGCACACGTACACGACGCCCATGCCGCTCTTCCCTTCGCCGCCCAGAACTTTATACACCACGTACTGGTCGCCTATCACCGAGCCCACCCCGATCTTCAGCTCGTCGGGAATGGCCGGCCGTGCTGTGCCTCCTTCGATCATAGAGCGCTCCAGCCTGCCCGGTACGTAAACGGTCTCCTCTCCGGCCTGCTCCGGCCTGTCGCCTAGCAATATATTACCCCAGAAGTAAAAGAAGAGCAATTAGAATAAAAAAGTTACTATAGGGATATTAAAAATAATTAAAAGAGCCGTGCGGGCTCATTTATCGAACTGCGTGGGCTTTGCGCCCCTTACGAGGGCCACTTTGCCCGTACGGACCATCTCCTTGATGCCGAAGGGCCTCATGAGCTCCTCCAGGGCGTTGATCTTGTCGGTGCTGCCCGTCACCTCGATGATTAGACTTTTAGCGCTCACGTCCACGATGCTGGCCCGGAAGATGTTCACGATCTGGATGATTTCGGCCCGAGCGGTGGGGTCGGCCGTTACCTTGAGTAGGGCCAGCTCCCGGTCGACGGACTCGAGGGGCGAGATGTCGACGACCTTGATGATGTCGATCAGCTTGTTCAACTGCTTCGTGACCTGCTCGATGACGTGCTCATCGCCATGGACTACGATGGTCATCCGGGAAATATCTGGATTCTCGGTCACGCCCACGGTGAGGCTGTCGATGTTATAGCCCCGCCGGCTGAACAGGCCGGAGACGTGGGTGAGCACGCCGGGCTTGTTGGCGACCAGCACCGAAAGGGTGTGGTAATTGTTGCCGTTGGCCATTACTTGAACCCCCTTTGCTCGACGAACTCGTTGATGGACGCGCCCGCGGGGACCATGGGGAAGACGTTCTCCTCCTTGGACACGCGGAAGTCAATGAAGACGGGCTTATCGCTCTTCATGGCCGACTTGATGGCGTCCTTCACGTCGCCCTGCTTTTCGACCCTTATTCCTACGGCATGATAGGCTTCCGCCAGTTTCACGAAGTCCGGCTGGCCGCTCATGTCCGTGTAGGAGTAGCGCCGGTTATAGAACAGCTCCTGCCACTGCCGGACCATGCCCAGGTACTCGTTGTTCAGGATGGCCACGCGCACCGGGATGTCGTTGCTCACGGCGGTCGCCAGCTCCTGAATGTTCATCTGGATGCTCCCGTCGCCGGCGATGTCCCAGACCTCATTGTCCGGGCAGCCGACCTTGGCGCCGATGGCCGCGGGGAGGCCGTAGCCCATGGTGCCCAGGCCGCCCGAGGATATGAACGTCCTGGGGCGCTTGCACTTGATGTAGTGGGCGGCCCACATCTGGTTCTGGCCCACCTCGGTGACGAATATGCCGTCTTTGACGAGCTCGTTGAGCCTCTCCACGATGCACTGGGGCTTCAGCTCGCTGCAGTCCTTATCGTAGTCGAGCGGGTACTCCTTCTTCCAGTGCTCGATCTTCTGGTTCCAGGCCGAGGACTTCGGGAGCTTTATTTTGAGGGTGGCGTTCAGCTTCTTGAGGACGGCCCTGGCGTCTCCCACGATGGGCACGTCCACCCGGACGTTCTTGCCCAGCTCCGCAGGGTCGACGTCGATGTGTATGACCCTGGCGTTCGGGGCGAAGCTCTCTAGCTTGCCCGTGACGCGGTCGTCGAACCGGGCGCCGATGGCTATGAGAAGATCGCAGTCGATGATGGCGTAATTGGCGTACCTCGTGCCATGCATGCCCAGCATGCCAAGCGACAGGGGGTGGTCTTCGGGGAAGACCCCTTTGCCCATGAGCGTCGTGGTCACCGGCGCCATGATGGTCTCCGCGAGCTGCCTGACCTCGTCGGCCGCGTTCGCCGCGATGGCGCCGCCGCCCACGTAGAGCACCGGCCTCTCCGCGCTCTCGATGAGCTGGCAGGCCTTCTTGATCTGGAGCGGGTGGCCCGCGTAGGTCGGCTTGTAGCTCTGGAGCTTGGCCTCCTTCGGGTACTCGAACTCCATCATGGCGGCCTGGACGTCCTTGGGGATGTCCACGAGGACGGGGCCCGGCCGGCCCGTTGAGGCGACGTGGAACGCCTCTTTGATCGTGAGTGGCAGCTCCTTTGCGTCCTTGATGAGGTAGTTGTGCTTCGTGATGGGAATGGTGATACCGGTGATGTCTGCCTCCTGGAAGGCATCGTTGCCGATGAGCCTCGTCGGCACCTGGCCAGTGATGGCCACCATCGGGATGGAGTCCATGTAAGCGGTAGCGATGCCCGTTACCAGGTTCGTGGCCCCCGGGCCGCTGGTGGCGAGGCATACGCCTACGCGCCCCGTGGCCCTGGCAAAGCCGTCTGCGGCGTGCGCCGCTGCTTGCTCATGCCTGACCAGTATATGGCGAATGCTCGAATCGTAGAGCTCGTCATACACGGGCAGGATCTGGCCGCCCGGATACCCGAAGATGGTATCCACGCCCTCGGCCTCGAGCGACTTTATCAGTGCCCTCGCGCCGGGGATCCTCTGGGGTGCGTTCGCGCTCACTTCTTGACCTCCTTTGTTGTGCATGGCTTGTAAGAAAATAGGGATATTAATAGTTTATCATTATTGTTCATATCAGACCCCGTGCCCTCACGGCTCCGCCGCTTTCTTTACGATGCCGTTCTTCTCTTCGATGAGGCGGTTCATCCCGTCGATGAACGCCTGGACCGAGGCCATGATGATATCGGGGCCGGCGCCGCGGGCGCTTATTACTCTGCCGTCCCGGGACATCTTGACCCACACCTCGACTAAAGCGTCCGTGCCTCCGGTGATCGCCTCGACTCGGTAGTCGTCAAGCTTTACGTCCGCTACTCCGGATATGGACCGCCTCAGGGCGTTGAGCGCCGCGTCCACGGGGCCCACGCCGACTCCGGATTCGACGACCTCCTGGCCGTCGATGGTCAGCTTGACGGAGGACGTCGGGGTCGCGTGGTTGCCCGACAGGATGGTGCAGTCAATGAGCTTAATTCTCGCCACGGTGTGGTTGCCCAGCACGCTGTCGGCGATGGACATCAGGTCCACGTCGGTGACGTGCTTGCCCATATCGCCCAGGCTCTTCACGCGCTTCGTGATCTCGTCGAGCTGGGGGCCGGTCGCGCTCAGCCCGAAGCCCTGGAGGGCCAGCTCCACGGTGGAGCGGCCGGCGTGCTTCCCGAGCATGATCTGCCGCTTTCTCCCGATCGTCTCGGGCGTGATGGGCTCGTAGGTGGCCGCGTTGGCCATCAGCCCGTGCACGTGGATGCCGGACTCGTGCATGAAGGCGTTGTCGCCCACCAGCGACTTGTTGGGTGCGACGGGGATGCCCATGAGCCGGCTGACCAGCCGCGACGCGGGATATAAATTCTCGAGGACGATGCGGGTGTTGACGCCGTATAGCGACTTGAGCACGATGGCGACCTCCTCGAGCGAGGTGTTGCCGGCCCTCTCGCCCACCCCGTTCATGGTCACGTGGGCCTGGCTCGCCCCGGCCCTGAGCGCCGCTACAGTGTTCGCAGTGGCCAGGCCGAAGTCGTCGTGGCAGTGGATGCTCACCGGGGCCTTTACGCCCGTAACGAGCTTTCGGAAGATATCGTACGTTCGCTCCGGGTTGAGGACGCCGACCGTGTCGCAGAAGCAGAGCCTGTCGGCGCCCGCCTCCACGCCCGCCCGGTAAACGTCCAGTACATAGTCCAGGTCGGCCCGGGAGGCGTCCTCGCCCGACAGTTCGACGATCAGCCCGTGCTTTTTCGCGTACTCGACCATGTCCACGGCAGTGCGCTTGACCTTCTCCCGGTCCTTCTTTAATTTCTGCGTGATGTGGAGGTCCGAGATGGGCACGACGAGGTGCACCGAGTCGACGTCGCAGTCGATGGCGTAGTCTATGTCGCTTTTGACGATGCGCGCAAAACTGCATATTTCAGCCTTCAGGCCTTCGCGGACGACGGCCCTGATGCCGTCGCGCTCCCCCTGAGAGGTGATGGCCGACCCGGCCTCGATAACGTCTACGCCGAGGGCGTCCAGATTTCGGGCGATCCAGACCTTTTTCTCCGGCTCCAGGCTGACGCCCGGGGTCTGCTCGCCGTCTCTCAACGTGGTGTCAAGGAACCTGACATCGGTGAATAAAAAGATCCCTTCTGTTTTCCATAGAAGATTCCTAAGTCGTAATCGCGCTCGTTATATTTTAACCTTTGGGTTTTTATTGGCCTGTAATCGTCGCCCAAAAGAAAGAAAATGAAAAAGAGTTAAGCCCCGTGCATGGGGAACCGTATGACGGCCTTTACACGCCCGGCCCTTTATATCTTCGGCGGCTTCGGGCCATCATCCTTCTTCTGGCCGCTCAGCCCCTCGCGCTCCCTGCGCTTGCGCTCCATCCACTCGTAAATGCCGATGGAGCCGGCGATGACCGCGATGAGCGACGAGACCGTGCCCACGCAGAGCGCGGGGTTATACATGAGTGAGACCCATGAGTCTATGGGATTTACCGTGGGGGTCGGCGTCGGCGTCGTTGTCGCCACGGATATCGACTTTATCCCGATGGCAGCGACCGTCGCGTCCCCGGTGATCTTGCCGTTCGTGGTCAGGGAGGCGGGCTGATACCCGCTGGCGCTGATGGTCATCGTGTACACGTCCGGGTACATTTTGGGAGAAGTAAAGGACCCGTCGCTTCCGGTCTTGACCGGCGGGTAGGTCTTTTCGTATGACACGGACCTGAACGTGATCGTTGCGCCCGATACCGCTTTGCCCGTGGACTCGTCAACCACGACGCCCGCAATGCTCGCGCTCTCCGGCGGAAGCGCGGAGGGTGTCGGGCTGGTGATGACCGCGATCGTCTTCGTGTACGAGTCGATGAGCGTCCCGTTCTCATAGGCTTCAAAGCCGAAGGTCACGACCTGGCCGTTCTGGGCCTCGATGGACGGCGTCGACACCGTCAACGACTCGTTGGCCCCGACCGAGATGGTCACGCTCTGCGAGCGTTCCTCAATCCAGGCGATGATGGTTATGGGCTTGCCAGTATTGGATACGGTAATGCTCTCGTGGTCAACGCTCCATCCTGCCGTGGCCGTGTTGAAGACCTTCCTCGGGGCAGGCGTCGGCACGGGAGTGGGGGTTACAGAGATGCCCGGCGTGGGCGTGATGCTCTGGTTGTCAGTGGAATTGTCGTGCCCGGCGGCGGAAGCCGAACCCATGCACGGTAATGAAATAACGATTAACAGGAGTAAGATCGTCGCAGTCTTGTAGAATTTGTGCACGTTGATCCCACCGACGCCCATCGAGCGTTTCTTTTCGCTCATAAGCATTTATTTGACTATATAGTTTTTCATTAGTAAAAATACGGAGTAAAAATAAGGAAGAAGCTCACTTTTTCTTGAGCTTCTTCATCATGTCCTCGACTTCCTTGTACCCCTTCTGGTACGACTCTTCCTCGTCGGGCTGAAGGTACTTCAGCAGCCTGAGGAACTCCCCGGCGTGGACGACCTCCTCCTCGGCGATGTCCTCCAGGACGGCCTTCGCCACTTTGTCGTCGGTCGAGTCGGCGAGCTGTCTATACAGTTGCACGGCCTCGTACTCGGCCGCGATGTCGAAGCGTATGGCCCTGACCAGCTCGTCCTTCGTCAGCTTTCTCGGGGCGTTCATGCCCGCGAATGGGTTTGCGAACTCTGGCATCTAAAAACACCTAAAATAATTATATATCTCGAAATATTTATTAGCGTTTCCTCAACTCTCTCAGGGTCTCGCGCTGCACCTGGACGATCATGTCGCTCAGGTACCCGAAAATGAATATCTGGACGCCGGTGATGGTGAGCAGCGCCGTGAGGATCGTGAGCGGAAGGTGGTTGATGCCCTTGAACCAGTCCCAGGTCACGTATGTGCCGACCGCGATGCCCGCGGCGACGAAGATGGCCCCCACGATGCTTAAGTAGAGCATGGGGTTGTACGTCTTGCCCAGCTTGTAGATGGTGTAGCCGATCTTGAAGCCGTCCTCGAGCGGGTTGAGCTTCGTCGGCGCCCCGGCGGCCCTGGCCCTGTACGAGATGGGCACCTCGAGCATCCTGAGGTCCTTCTTTATGCTTTCCACCGTGAGCTCGACCTCGATGCCGAATCCGGACTGGTTAAGGTCCATCCGCTTGATGGCCTTATTATCAAATGCCCTGTACCCGGTCAGAATGTCTTCAAGGCACACCTTATAGTCGATGTTGAACAGCTTGTTCAGCACCTTGTTCCCGAAAAGGTTCAGGCCCGTGAAGGCGCCTTTCTCGTAGTTCGCAAAGCGGTTGCCCATCACGTGATCGGCCTTGCCGGCGGCGATGGGCTCGATGAGCTTCTCCACCTCTTCGGGCAGGTACGTCCCGTCCCCGTCGATCATGACGGTGATGTCCCTGTCGATGAGCCCGAACGCCTGCTGCACCGCAGTCCCTTTCCCCTTGCCATCCTGGGAGATGACCCGGGCGCCGGCGGCCTTCGCCTCCGACACGGTATCGTCGGAGCTATTGCCGTCGATGACGAGCACGTCCTCGTAGCCAAGTGCCTTGAACCGGGCCACGAGGTCACGTATCGTCTTGCCCTCGTTCAGCGTGGGGATCAGTATGCACACATTGTCTTTCATACTAGCTTTACGTTATTTGTACGGTCGAGCCGCTCATGACGGCGCTCTCGGGCACGTCCACGGTCTTCGTGACGTTGCCCACGGTGATCATGTACTTGGTCTGGGGGAGAATGCCATACGAGTACCCGTCGCCCTTCATCTCCTCCGTCGAGTATGGCACGACGAACGAGTACGAGCCGTTATGCGCCACCGTGGACGCCGTATAATTGAACACGCGGCCGTAATCGGTCTTGAGGGTGAGCATGGCGGTGACGTTCGTGCCCTCCGGGGCGCTGCCCACTAAGGTGGCGCCGTCGACCTTCTCGAAGATCTTCACCCACTTGGCTGGCGGCCTGGCATCATAGCCATACATCGTGCCCAATGAGTCCGTCGATACGACAAAGTTACTGTACATCTGGTAGATGTCCGTGGCATTCTGCAGGTTATTGAACGACAGCGGGTTATTGTAGCCGACGTATCCCTGCTCGCGGTTGACCACCTTCAGGTTCACGTAGTACGGGCCCGCGGACTCGTACACGAGCCGGTAGTGGCTCATCTTATCCGCGTCGTGGTAGTACAGGCGGTTCATGGTGGATTTGTCCCACTTGCTCGTATCCGCCAGGATGGGCACGGTGTTGTTGTTCTGGTACATGGCGGTGCTATCCATGTAGATGAAGGTGCTGTTGGTCACGTACTCCCATCCGTCGGAATCGCCGATCCATTCCTGTATCGCCGGGAACTTGCCGGTCGCCATCTGGTTGTCGATGGCCACGTACCTGGAGCCCAGGGCGTCGAGCATCTTCACGCTCGTATCCTCGTCAATGGAGCAGAAGAACGGCGACGCTCCGGTGGTCCCGTTCTCCTCGGTGATGCCCGCCTGGAACGGGTTGGCGTTGGGTATGCGCTGGGCCACGTACTCGATCATGTGGCCGTAGTCCCACCAGCTCATGACGCCGTATGCGCTCGACGGATAATCGTATGTCTTCTTCAGCGGCGACTTATAGTACTGTCCGCTCGCATAATTGAAAGTGGAGCTTACGGTCGTGCCCTGGGGGTCGGGAGTGTGGTTCCTCATCCAGGTCAGGGCGTCGTACCACTCGTAGGCCATCCCTGACGACGCCGACTCGGCGGTCTGGAAGATGACGCCCTTGGAGTTCGCTCCCGTGGAGTCGCTCAGGGGCAGTGCGGGGTATACGGCGATAAGGCCGAATACCAGCACGATGAACACCAGCGCGAGGCTTGCGCCCATGTTCTTCTTCATGTAGCGCTGGAAGCCCTCCATGCTGTCGACCTTCTTCTTGAATCCGGCCAACAGGCCGTCCAGGTCGATGATCTGGAACATCTCGAACGCCAGGTACGCCGTCAGGAGGGCGGCGTTGACCGCGAAGTAGTATGTGAAGCGGTTCTGCGCCATGAGGGCCCAGGCCATCACGATGTTCCATATGAGGAACATGAGCTCCGCCGGGCGCTGGGTCCGGAATACCCGGACGATGAGCAGGAGCAGCCCCACGACCGCGGCCGGGAAGGCCCAGTAGTACATGGCCCATAGCGTGGCGAAGCTGACCTGGCCGGTGGACCGGTCGATGAACGTCGGGTAGGCTTCCTCGATCGTGAGCGTCCCTCCGCTGGGGATGAGCTGGGTCATGCTGTACTGGAGGATGCCGAAGAGGCCCGGAACGATGAGGTATACCAGGATGATGCCGATGGCGGCGATCCCGACGATGGCCACAGGGAACGCCCATTTCTCCGATTTGCTCTCCTTCAGGGCGCGGGCCACGCCATATTCGACGCACACGCCGGCGAAGGCGAATATGAACAGCAGGGGCTGCGTGAGCGAATAGTACACTGCCTGGAACGTCATGTTGGACACGGAGTAGGGCAGCACCATGAGCACCGGTATAAGGAAGACGAGGGCGGCCAGTATGACCAGGTAGTCAAGCGAGCGGCCCCTGTAGTTGTCTATGAACGCCTGTAGCGTGAAGTATACGAACAGGCCGAACGCGAGCAGGAGGGCGCCGATCCAGTTTAGCAGGTAGCAGCCCATGAATATGCCCGCAAGGGCGCCGTAGACCAGAGGCATCTTGAGCGAGCCCCAGTCCTTGTTCTTGATCTGCTCCAGGCTGAGTTTCGACGTTCTCGCGGCATCCAGGGCGTAGACGAGGCATGCGACGGTGCACGCCATGAACAGCACTTCCGCGATGTGGTGGTCGAAAGAGCCCAGCATTGACCGGTAGAAGAAGGCGCCGGGCATGAACGCGATGGCCAGGGCGCCGATGAGCCCCGCCGGCCTGCCGAACAGCTTCTTGCCGATGTAGTAGACCGGGATGATGACCAGGGTGCCCAGCACCGCCGGATAGTAGGCGGCCACGGCCTGGATGAGCGAATCGCCCGGGTTCCCCAGGCCTAAGATGAGAAGCAATGCCGCCGGTATGAGCTCGAAGAGCGGCCCGAAGTGGATGGTATTGCCGTAGGGGAAGTGGGTGAACGGGTCATATAATATCCTGAACGGGAAGTGCTCCAGCGTGTTATACAGCAGCCTCATGTGGTAGACGCCGTCGTCCGCGGCGATGTTGGCGTAGGTGGAGCCGTTGAGCCACCCCCAGTTGGTGAAAACCGCGGCGTGGACGGGCACGGTCCTGATGTAGAACATGACGCCCATTAAAATTATAATGGCTATAGTGAATATCGTGAAGTTTGACTTTATGAAGCCGACCGCCCTGTCGGCGAAGCTTGCCTGTTTTACCGGCTCCGGGGTTGCCAGCTCTGCCGTTTGCATGCCGTTTGTCGGTTTATCCGCCGGTACCGCCTGCTCGACGACAGGCTTCTGGGGGACCGCCTTTTCCTGCTCGGCGGCCTTTTGCGTTGATTTCAATGCCTTCTTCCCTTTCGATGGTTTTGCCATCCGCTCACCTTCCGTGGATAGATTATGGGGTGAATGAGCACCATTTTACATATACCTTTCGTACAATGAGGTTGACGTGCTTGTGCTCGCCGCTTTTTATGCTTAAAATATAGGTCGGGCCTCATCATTTAAACTTTATCGTGATATCGTCCAACCGGCCGCAGCGTGGAGATGAGGGCCCCGTATTTTTCCCTGATCGTGTCCCAGCCGCGCTTCGGAGGCTCGTACGGTCCCGGCTTTTCGGCGTACACCCGCACGAGGGCGTCCCTGATCGCGCCCACATCGCCGGGAGGCACGAACAACGTGCCCGCGTAGTCGGCCATGGATTCCTCGAGCCCTCCCACCTTTGACACGACGATGGGCTTGCCGAAGGCCATGGCAATGTGGGCGACGCCGCTCTGCGATGCCCTCAGGTATGGCAGCGACACCACGTCCGCCGCGTTGAAGTATAGCGGAATGGAATCGTCCGGGATATAGGAGTCCACGAGCGTGATGCGGTCCCGGTAGGGGCTGCTCGCGATGGCCTGCGTGACCGCCTCCCTGTCCTCCCATATCTCCCCGGCGATCAGGAGCCTGGAGCTGTTCGCGATATCGGCCGGCATGTCGCCGAAGGCCTTAATGAGGTTAGGTATGCCCTTGTAGGGGCGGATGAGCCCGAACGTCAGGATCACGTATTCGCTGTCCAGCCCGAGCTTTTGCCGGGCCTCTGCCTGCGGCACCTGCCTGTACTGGTCATACAGGCCGTGCGGGATGACCTGCACTTTCTCCTCGGGTATGCGGTACTTTGAGACGACGAGCTTTTTATCCGACTCGGAGTGGGTCACGTATTGCGCGGCCCTTCTCACCAGGAGCCGGCCCATGGCCCGGGAGTATAGCCTTATGGGCAGGATGGACTCCTCGAGCGGGTCGACGACCTCGTGGAACTCGAGCACGGTCTTCGCCCTGGTGGAAAAAAGGCTTATGATGAGATGCATGTGTGCTACCGATGAGGTCCACCACTGGAGGATGACCACGTCGGGGGCTTCTCGCTTTAAGAACTGGTACGCGCCATACCATGTCAGCGGGTTGTTGTAGTCCATGCCGTTGAAGACCTTTACATCGCTTCGGTAGTCCAGGTCGGAGAGGTCCTTGCCCACGTGCTTGCTCCCGGGGAACATGAACTTCGGCAATAGATCCCTGAAATTGACGACCGAGACGCCGTAGCCGTCGGCGAGCGAGTTCGCCAGGCGTATCGTATAATAGCTGATGCCGCTCAGGAACTTTTTCGAGGGACCCACGATGCAGATTTTGGTCATAGGCGCTTCAAAGGCGTCTATCCGCCCTGCCGATATAAATAACTTTATTACTTCGTCGAAGCGCCCGCCTCAAGAAAATATATTTATGGGCGCCGGGCAATGGTAAGCCAGTAGTTGAGGCATCGGATGAGGATAGCGCAGGTATGCCCGCGGTACAGGCCTTACATCGGAGGCGTCGAGACGCACGTGGAGGAGCTGAGCAGGCGCCTTGTACGCCTGGGGCACGAGGTCACGGTCATTTCGACGGACCCTTCGGGTAAGCTTCCGGCGTCCGAGGTCATCGATGGAGTGAAGGCCGTGCGTTTCCCCGCCTTCGCGCCGGGCGACGCATACTATCTTTCATCG encodes:
- the ilvN gene encoding acetolactate synthase small subunit, which translates into the protein MANGNNYHTLSVLVANKPGVLTHVSGLFSRRGYNIDSLTVGVTENPDISRMTIVVHGDEHVIEQVTKQLNKLIDIIKVVDISPLESVDRELALLKVTADPTARAEIIQIVNIFRASIVDVSAKSLIIEVTGSTDKINALEELMRPFGIKEMVRTGKVALVRGAKPTQFDK
- a CDS encoding AAA family ATPase; translation: MDTIRLTAGASRSWDIAAEEASRSRSRVIEKEHLFIGIMSLDKAVDTADPGPIKAEMDAIRNVLEGACDRPSPAAVIRRGVRKALGSADKSQEPRVFHRSEECKALFRRAGGLSYARNEISSLHLLAAILECPGPAIEAALSGAGIDFRDMMEPAYAWIAILEGGDKQFQRSMEKKEISSAVNDWLGLKHGGYLEKHGRDLTREAMAGRLGPFSERKKELLQLIQVLGRRAKNNPVLIGEAGVGKTAVVEALAMRIARGKDAHVLGGKRIIQLSMASLVANTKYRGDLEERLTGVLDEAVADPGIVLFIDEIHTVVGAGRSDGSALDASNILKPYLVRGLRCIGTSTIAEYHRHIEADPALERRFETILVEEPCREEALAMLGTLRPKLEEHHGVRILDEALEASVDLSMRFDAEHMLPDKAVDLLDMACSGARIPVLSMGSMDEPRRQVDARSIAETLAGSAGMPLELAASHLEGPTTSRLLGLEGFLRGRLAGQEEAIAKVSKRLMVAYSGIEKRQGPLAVFLFTGPTGVGKTETARLLAEFLFGSPSEMIRLDLSEYSEENSVARLIGSPPGYIGYEESGLLVRMLRARPYTVALFDEVEKAHPRVFDVFLQLFDEGRITDSKGRTADARNAIFILTSNLEPGGGVSYEEMEEGMKRRPRKKGLETFKPELINRIDEIVSFRPLDVDAVRRLLRKTLTETLAELERTHHVALRLSDEAEDYLARAGYSPEYGARELRRVVRQFIYVPLSRLILTGELKAHRRWLAVYDDDGITIVPDET
- a CDS encoding tetratricopeptide repeat protein, encoding MLGDRPEQAGEETVYVPGRLERSMIEGGTARPAIPDELKIGVGSVIGDQYVVYKVLGGEGKSGMGVVYVCYDRRARQMYALKTFQDKYLYSDRIKNNFQHEALAWVLLDAHPNIVQAVSVEALDNRLFIVLEYIEPDSMGRNTLAHFIKGPIPLIQSLGWAIQFCDGMAYAASQGVTPHRDIKPDNLMISQDGTLKITDFGLARFWEGTLRSYDMDGYPGSAIAGTLPWMAPEQFDGTSDLRSDIYGFGVILYQMASGGRAPFASDCIDEYRRMHCKAPVPRVNSRLYPIIRKCMKKSPGERYGDFRSLRADLERLYRSRSGMEPPAPASRIEPDAWDYNNRGLALYNVGLLDEAIWVYRKALKLEPMLAGQHGAGLAMVHNNMGVAYDARGQVDAAIGEYREALRLDPGLADAHNNLGTALMAKGQSDGAIQEYREALATRPEYAMAHHNLGLSYACRGELGDAMGEYREALRLKPAFVEARINLGLALAISGCFDRAIEEYRKAAVLSPDDAVLHFNLASALRATGRIGDAVDEYRIATGIDPMNARAHYQLGLSLDEMGDLQGAISEYMSALRLNPGEPGAAGKFRNALERSGTPSEVAEACMRALNNKKQ